In a single window of the Pocillopora verrucosa isolate sample1 chromosome 4, ASM3666991v2, whole genome shotgun sequence genome:
- the LOC131795765 gene encoding suppressor APC domain-containing protein 2-like, with the protein MSASPMDTRQVGRHVFIFSKQNGGENSPTIIAKPVNITQDLPREFLRYLKTLFDILDEKGTGFVRLSDIETRWKTKQGSNGLGEGVMENLRKVTPKNGLLNFERLCTGMKLALKTQPRAQTNGGANGLDHSTRRSNSLPQLDTATKGWTSDSSEDSFAGNENRTKAQVINKLRDWKNENQEKRRSLTFNASNPRTNGNDSSGSTSPSSGNGSPKGRSNSTTKVYFVGKEISSSVPTNLNGHIKHSAAPTEIQTIEKDARLQELDDEHDLLQNGLQVIEKARKWYFKRITAIQEEKLHLQNDDQYSLEQFQYEILLHKTRRRELGLDDDSFKEHKHHIQSVNQSLERIIEGKSPVKASLTSSSEASNEKQWLQDEVERLKKEVSEKGSKIAQLETEKSALIRDLFNSKASGKNGLSTKKPHQIF; encoded by the exons ATGTCCGCTTCACCAATGGATACAAGGCAAGTAGGTAGACATGTCTTTATTTTTTCGAAGCAGAATGGTGGCGAGAATTCTCCTACAATTATTGCAAAGCCTGTCAACATCACACAGGATTTGCCACGAGAATTTCTACGctatttaaaaacattgttCGATATTCTTGACGAGAAGGGAACAGGCTTTGTGCGACTCTCTGACATAGAGACTAGGTGGAAAACTAAACAAGGCTCGAATGGACTCGGAGAGGGAGTCATGGAAAATTTACGGAAGGTTACCCCCAAGAATGGGCTTCTGAACTTTGAAAGACTATGTACTGGAATGAAATTGGCCCTTAAAACGCAACCACGCGCCCAAACAAATGGTGGTGCGAACGGCTTAGATCACTCAACCAGAAGATCGAACTCGCTACCGCAGCTGGACACGGCCACTAAAGGTTGGACTTCCGATTCTAGCGAGGACTCATTTGCAGGCAACGAAAACAGAACTAAGGCTCAAGTAATTAACAAATTAAGGGATTGGAagaatgaaaatcaagaaaagagGCGTTCTCTGACTTTTAATGCTTCAAATCCACGGACAAACGGGAACGATAGCTCCGGAAGTACAA GTCCATCCTCAGGAAATGGAAGTCCAAAAGGAAGATCAAATTCTACAACAAAAGTCTACTTTGTTGGTAAAGAAATCAGCAGTAGTGTACCAACAAATTTAAATGGACATATTAAACATTCTGCTGCTCCTACTGAAATCCAGACAATTGAAAAG GATGCTAGATTACAAGAGCTTGATGATGAGCATGACCTTTTACAAAATGGTCTTCAGGTCATCGAAAAAGCTAGAAAGTGGTATTTTAAAAGAATCACAGCTATTCAGGAAGAGAAATTGCACCTTCAAAATGACGACCAATATTCTCTTGAACAG TTTCAGTATGAAATTTTGCTTCACAAGACAAGAAGGAGAGAGCTTGGTTTGGATGATGACTCTTTTAAAGAGCACAAACATCACATACAGAGTGTGAATCAGTCCTTAGAAAGAATCATTGAAGGGAAATCACCTGTAAAG gcATCACTAACTTCAAGTTCAGAAGCTAGTAATGAAAAACAATGGCTGCAGGATGAAGTAGAACGTCTCAAAAAG GAGGTCTCTGAGAAAGGAAGTAAAATTGCTCAACTGGAAACTGAGAAGTCTGCTCTCATCCGCGACTTGTTCAACAGCAAAGCGTCAGGAAAAAATGGACTTAGCACAAAAAAGCCCCATCAGATCTTCTAA
- the LOC131795749 gene encoding LOW QUALITY PROTEIN: general transcription factor IIH subunit 4-like (The sequence of the model RefSeq protein was modified relative to this genomic sequence to represent the inferred CDS: inserted 1 base in 1 codon): MASAELSGSSFFRHLQCRDLHQYLGSLPSGILDRLYNHPAICLAVFRELPELAKQFVMRTLFADQPVPETLVVAWVKTDYQKHYIGSINRLKSLRVWKESSGGIPNRLEMNATFRGNLKIALCGGGNPWIGSGEQPERDKHARDIPFLDNYSMERWESVLHFMTGYTSSEESAAVSQDVVRVLVLSGLMKCETPGASPVISPAGFQFXLMDTASQVWYFMIQYLETVEARGMDLVECLSFLFQISFASLGKDYSTEGMSESQLKFLQHLREFGLVFQRKRKSRRYYPTRLAINLASAGIGSSTVSNTDQKGFIVVETNYRLYAYTSSSLQVALVGLFAEILCRFPNMCVGALTRDSVQQALSSGISAEQILHFLRTRAHPEMLKKNPIIPPTISDQIRLWELERSRMKFTEGVLYNQFLSQADFETLKKYAEDLGVLMWANSSKRVIVVSRSGHDDVKRFWKRQKNT, from the exons ATGGCGTCCGCTGAACTATCTGGGTCGTCATTTTTCCGACATTTACAATGCAGAGATCTTCACCAATATTTGGGAAGCCTACCGTCTGGTATATTAGATCGATTGTACAATCACCCAGCGATTTGCCTAGCAGTTTTCAG AGAATTACCAGAACTTGCCAAGCAATTTGTGATGAGGACTTTATTTGCTGATCAGCCTGTACCAGAAACCCTGGTAGTTGCATGGGTCAAAACAGATTACCAGAA ACATTACATAGGATCTATAAACAGACTGAAAAGCCTCAGGGTTTGGAAAGAATCAAGTGGTGGAATACCCAATAGGCTTGAAATGAATGCAACCTTCCGGGGCAATCTCAAGATTGCTCTCTGTGGCGG aggaaatCCATGGATAGGATCTGGTGAACAACCTGAAAGAGACAAGCATGCACGTGACATTCCGTTTCTTGATAATTATAGTATGGAAAGGTGGGAG TCTGTTCTTCATTTTATGACTGGTTATACTTCAAGTGAGGAAAGTGCAGCTGTTAGTCAGGATGTTGTCCGTGTGTTGGTTTTATCAGGACTCATGAAATG TGAGACACCTGGTGCATCACCAGTTATAAGTCCTGCTGGATTTCAAT TACTCATGGACACAGCTTCACAAGTTTGGTACTTTATGATACAATACCTGGAGACTGTTGAG GCTCGAGGCATGGACCTTGTGGAGTGCCTGTCTTTTCTATTCCAAATTAGCTTTGCAAGCCTTGGCAAG GACTACTCTACAGAGGGCATGAGTGAGTCTCAACTAAAATTCCTTCAACATCTCAGGGAATTTGGTCTTGTCTTTCAGCGAAAG CGCAAGTCAAGAAGATACTATCCCACTAGATTAGCCATTAATTTGGCTTCAGCAGGAATAG GGAGTTCAACTGTCAGTAACACAGATCAGAAGGGCTTTATTGTAGTTGAGACAAACTACCGTCTTTATGCATATACAA GTTCGTCTCTGCAAGTAGCTCTTGTAGGATTGTTTGCTGAGATACTCTGTAG GTTTCCGAACATGTGTGTTGGTGCTTTGACAAGAGACAGTGTTCAGCAG GCATTGTCAAGTGGAATATCAGCTGAACAG attCTTCACTTTTTGAGGACTAGAGCACACCctgaaatgttaaaaaag AATCCCATCATACCACCAACAATAAGTGATCAAATTCGACTCTGGGAACTGGAAAGGAGCCGAATGAAGTTCACTGAAG GTGTGCTATACAACCAGTTCCTCTCACAAGCAGATTTTGAAACCCTAAAGAAGTATGCAGAG GATCTTGGTGTTCTAATGTGGGCTAACTCATCAAAGAGAGTTATTGTTGTTAGCCGCTCAGGTCATGATGACGTTAAAAGGTTTTGGAAACGACAGAAAAACACGTGA